A genomic region of Oncorhynchus mykiss isolate Arlee chromosome 2, USDA_OmykA_1.1, whole genome shotgun sequence contains the following coding sequences:
- the LOC110486775 gene encoding CD83 antigen, protein MFFQLVWILAASVQCGLTQDRPTHEVKSVCGEDSILKCKALCKPGVQYRAVRWYKLGEEPSNKESGLLMKRLSSPNSTTQWYAGLEREVELLADDSFDIFLPNVTAVDSGRYKCLLAAPVGEQNQEGQVHLRVTGCLKSTDKSEERDTILVLSIVGIVVALLIFTISYVILRNMLLQRSKKYPQEPLLDAPLEKKDLMLIYTLGPNWSRQGSIKHVCV, encoded by the exons ATGTTTTTTCAACTCGTCTGGATTCTAG CTGCCTCCGTGCAATGTGGGCTCACACAGGATAGGCCTACCCATGAAGTGAAGTCAGTTTGTGGAGAGGATTCAATTCTGAAATGTAAAGCATTATGTAAGCCTGGGGTCCAATACCGGGCGGTGAGGTGGTACAAG CTGGGTGAGGAGCCCTCTAATAAGGAGTCTGGTCTATTGATGAAGAGGCTATCATCACCTAATAGCACCACCCAATGGTACGccggtctggagcgtgaagtGGAACTTTTGGCTGATGATTCTTTCGATATCTTCCTGCCCAATGTAACGGCTGTTGATAGCGGAAGGTACAAGTGTCTCCTGGCAGCACCTGTAGGAGAGCAGAACCAGGAGGGGCAGGTTCACCTCAGAGTGACAG GTTGCCTTAAGTCCACAGACAAATCAGAAGAAAGGGATACCATTCTAGTTCTTTCCATTGTGGGGATTGTGGTGGCATTGCTGATATTCACCATCAGCTAT GTCATCCTAAGGAATATGTTATTGCAAAGGAGTAAGAAGTATCCACAAGAACCACTTCTAGATGCACCCCTTGAGAAGAAAGATTTAATGTTGATTTACACTCTGGGGCCAAACTGGTCGAGACAGGGTTCCATAaaacatgtctgtgtgtga
- the LOC110486784 gene encoding uncharacterized protein LOC110486784 isoform X1: MFFQLVCILVSVFSVSVCAASVGEKLVSYTCQEGTNTLEAPFGAVDPQCDQSWTTGNKSIAYYENGKGECSFSCEEVISGRVLLRECPNVTLTIGCTTKDGVYEETRLRFSAISRPAVSMTTTNTANNHIAHYGISVSNQALPPKTASTASTNVQHAHYGLIIFSVLSPLVIVISVIISRYCRSRPNEGEEASSMVL, from the exons ATGTTTTTTCAACTCGTCTGCATTCTAG TCTCCGTATTCTCAGTCTCAGTGTGCGCAGCCTCAGTAGGGGAGAAGCTGGTTTCCTACACATGTCAAGAGGGTACAAACACACTTGAAGCACCATTTGGAGCAGTGGATCCCCAATGTGATCAGAGCTGGACCACTGGCAACAAG TCCATTGCCTACTATGAAAATGGCAAAGGTGAATGCAGTTTTTCATGCGAAGAAGTGATCTCTGGCAGAGTCCTCCTCCGTGAATGTCCCAATGTCACATTAACTATTGGTTGCACCACCAAG GATGGGGTATATGAAGAGACCAGGTTGCGCTTCTCAG CGATAAGCAGACCAGCTGTCTCTATGACAACCACTAACACTGCAAACAATCATATCGCACATTATG GGATAAGTGTCAGCAACCAAGCTTTGCCTCCGAAAACTGCCAGCACTGCCTCTACAAACGTTCAACATGCTCATTATG GATTAATTATATTCTCGGTCCTGTCACCTCTGGTTATTGTGATCAGCGTGATCATCAGCCGTTACTGCAGATCTCGTCCAAATGAAGGTGAGGAGGCTTCATCCATGGTGTTGTAA
- the LOC110486784 gene encoding uncharacterized protein LOC110486784 isoform X2, giving the protein MFFQLVCILVSVCAASVGEKLVSYTCQEGTNTLEAPFGAVDPQCDQSWTTGNKSIAYYENGKGECSFSCEEVISGRVLLRECPNVTLTIGCTTKDGVYEETRLRFSAISRPAVSMTTTNTANNHIAHYGISVSNQALPPKTASTASTNVQHAHYGLIIFSVLSPLVIVISVIISRYCRSRPNEGEEASSMVL; this is encoded by the exons ATGTTTTTTCAACTCGTCTGCATTCTAG TCTCAGTGTGCGCAGCCTCAGTAGGGGAGAAGCTGGTTTCCTACACATGTCAAGAGGGTACAAACACACTTGAAGCACCATTTGGAGCAGTGGATCCCCAATGTGATCAGAGCTGGACCACTGGCAACAAG TCCATTGCCTACTATGAAAATGGCAAAGGTGAATGCAGTTTTTCATGCGAAGAAGTGATCTCTGGCAGAGTCCTCCTCCGTGAATGTCCCAATGTCACATTAACTATTGGTTGCACCACCAAG GATGGGGTATATGAAGAGACCAGGTTGCGCTTCTCAG CGATAAGCAGACCAGCTGTCTCTATGACAACCACTAACACTGCAAACAATCATATCGCACATTATG GGATAAGTGTCAGCAACCAAGCTTTGCCTCCGAAAACTGCCAGCACTGCCTCTACAAACGTTCAACATGCTCATTATG GATTAATTATATTCTCGGTCCTGTCACCTCTGGTTATTGTGATCAGCGTGATCATCAGCCGTTACTGCAGATCTCGTCCAAATGAAGGTGAGGAGGCTTCATCCATGGTGTTGTAA